In Oryza sativa Japonica Group chromosome 8, ASM3414082v1, the sequence AGAAGTTGATCCGCGAGTCTCCAAGGCACAAGCAGCTAGGTAATGATGATAAAACACTTATTTGAACTCCTGAAATAGTTTTGAACTTAATTTGCATCCTGCCATGTTTCGTTCCTGAGTTTTTCTAATCTTATCAATTCCCACCTTACGTGAATGATCAACTCTGCCATAAAGATTACTGACGTCTTAATATCTTGTTTTCACCCTGGGGACAGCAATGAGGATCTTGGAGGTGGGCACTGTCACCAACTACCAATGTCATCTTCTGAACTTAAACCTTTTGATTACCTTTCTCCCGCCGGATTAACTAATACAATTGCAGGTCCGATCTGCTTATGTCAAGCATGATTTCGAGTGGGATAATCTGAAAAGGTTATCTTTCAAGGTCAGATTAATATTCCATTTTAGTTATCTGTATTTTGCAGACAGAAAAAAAACTACCATATATTTCTTCCCTTTCTGGTTAACTTAACTAATATCCTAtttgattgatttatttttttgaacgaatTAGCGAGCCACCAATTTTATTTAATAGAGGAGTAAACTGTACAGTATAAATGGAAAAACAGGACCAAAGGTCCTAACAAACTATGTTATAAGCCAATTTCCCAGATGTTATGCTCCTGCTAAGATCCATTCTCTGGCCTCCTCTTTGATTTTCGTCAGCAAGCCATTCGACGAGAGTTCCTTTTGCTGAAAGGTTCTACGGTTTCTTTCATTCCAAATCTCCCAGATGACCAAAAGTGTCAACGAACGGAGGGCCTTCTTGGGGGCTTCTTTGGTGCTTGTGATTATTTCCCACCATTCTAGGATTGACGAAGCTTGCTGCCTCGGGTTAGGGTGCAAGTTACTACATGCCACCCAGTTCGCCATAGCCTCCCAAATTCACCTTGTGTAGCGGCAATTCACCAAGAGGTGGAGGGCCGTTTCCTGGGCCTAGCGACACAGAGGACAGACGGAGCCATTCGACCACCCCCTAGTAGTTAGTCTTTCTGAAGTCCAAACTATGTTCTGAATGACCAGCCAGACGAAGGTTTTACATTTTCGTGGGGCCCAAGGTTTCCAAATTAGGGTGTTGAAGTTGGTGGCCGTTGTGCCGAGAAGTTGCGCATTGTATGCCGACGCTGTCGTGTATTCATCGTGATTGTTGAGTTTCCATGTTATTTTGTCCTCCTCATGCTCGGACAACTCAACTGTCTAGGTAGTGCTCCATATCACTACAAGTTGGTCGATCAGTTCCGTTGTCTATCCTGTATCCGTTGGAAGGGTCACGTCGAGTAGCCACTGATTTGACCGCAGTGCTTGTTGGAGCGATAGGTTCTTTTTCTTTGAGGCTGAGTAGACTAGCGGCGCCACGTCTTTCAACCTCCCTTCCCACCAGGCCAACTCCCATAAGCTAGTAGTTGCCCCGTCTCCAATTTTTATGGTGGTTGTTGCAGCAAAGAGGAGCTTGTCGATGTCGTCATATGGTGTACTAGATCCCACCCATGCTTTATCAGACAACTTCCAATCATGCCATGGCCATATGAGGCGCAAGGCACTTATGAATATTATTAAGTGGATTATTGTGTggattatctacttgattataAGGAATAAATTAGAtatttaagaaaataaatttaataaatagCTTAAAATTGTGGTCTAATCAATATAAGtagaagaaagtttttttttgagaaaacatatTTCAAAGCGTGAAGCAAATAATCTGTTTCAATAACTCGGTGAATGAGCTGAAAAGAACAGGACCTCGTGAAGTCTCCTAAGTAGGAAGTTGAGAACAGTCCTGCCTAATGCACCTAGCTGCTAGTGTTTATTCCATTGTTTACCTAATTTTTGTTCTTCCATTGTCTGCAGATGGTTGATGAGGCCAACACAAAGCTCATGAGGGACTATGTCTTGGAGACCAGCCACATCGAAGACGATAACTGATGAATTTTGCAGAGTCCCATCAGGAGATCTATCCATTCATGACACTAAATCAATGCCCTTCCACGGATACACAGCTACACGCGCGCATATCTGACAATGTTCTGTCAATCTTACATAGTTTGCATACAAGGTGTATATAAATAACACAAGCTCAAGCCGAAGCTGAGGAATCTACAAAGCTCTGTACTGAAAGTCTGAAGCATGATCCCTTAGAACACCACAAAGTGCAGACAGCTGCTACAGATCTGAAAGATGGCATGTACATGGAACATGGTATATGTAGATAGTCAAACATAACTTCAATAAAAACCCTGGAGATAATTCTGCGTGCATGTGCAGATGGTTGAAAACTTGAACAGTCCATAATAGTGCTGATCATTAGCCTTCAGTAATAATTTGCATCATGTTATCTTCTCCCAATCATACATGGACCCTTCATACAAACATACCACATGTGAGGAACCACTGCACCATTAGGCAGCTGACGATTTGCTGAAACTTCATGAGCATTTCTCAGTGGCATCTTGATCAGTTTCAGAAAGACTTGCTATGATCTGTCATGTCTTTTACTTTGACCTTAGAATTAGTAGGTTCAATGTTTCAGAAGTAGCGCTTGTGGCCTTGGAAATGCACTGTAGAATATCCTGTTGAGTTAAAGCCTTGACTGcaaagtactcccttcgtttctaaatatttgacgccgttgactatttagcacatatttgaccgttcgtcttattcaaaaatttttgtgaaatatgtaaaactatatgtatacatataagtatatttaacaatgaatcaaatgataggaaaatagttaataattacttaaattttttaaataagacgaacggtcaaacagatttaaaaaggtcaacggcgtcaaatatttagaaatggagggagtaagtagttcagaatttgaagaaaaattgcAGGGTGCTCagtttcagaaaagaaaaatggcCAATGGCTGTCATTCACTTGAGGAGACGGGCCAAAACCACAGTTATTAAGACCGGTCCGGTCCAGTCAAAAGATCGGCCATGCATTCAAACCGGAGGAAATCCGGTTGAACCGCCGGTTTTAGGTATGATACGGAGAAAAACCGGACATTAGACGGGAGAATAAACCGGTAACATGCAGCTGGAACGTGGGatgggagagaggagaaaattaAGGGAAAAAGAGACGCGCGGTGTACTCGAACTACCGACCTGTGCTTTCAGCAATCTTCAACCACTGAGCTATGCACTCGTTGACGATTTTAATAAATATGTGAATCTATTTGACCCGTGTTGAGCCGGTGGTCCAACCGGTCGGACCATGCAAACCGTGAACCGACGGCTTCACCGGTTTAACGTCCGGTCCGGTCCTGAAAACCGTCCGGTTCACCCGGTCCAAAACGGTTCAAATGCACGTCCAGATccggttttgttttgttttagtCGATCTGGGTTTTTATCCAActatgcatgcagatgcaggctGCAGCATGTTAGGACTCAAATCCGGAGAgacagagatttttttttcttttctttcatgaACATGTTTTGTGGTCTATGTTTAAATAGGCAGCAGATTTCCAGATTGATACATCGGAATTTTGTGAGTATGTATGTCTCTGCTTTCGGAATTCAGATACCATATGCATGGTCAGTTATGACGAGCAATTGGAAGATTCTAAAATTTTTCTCTTCCATAACGGAACTGCCATTTTTATatgttttgagttttgaagcATACAAATCCCTTGAAAAcccctttttcttttgtaaCAAAAACTTCATCTATTTCAACATGCAATTACATACACACTACTACTAAATGCAAAAAATAGCTACACATGCAAACTTACAGTGCCGGCCTATTCAGCCATGCAACAATGCCACAAACCTACACATCCCTAATCAAAATTCTAACACTCCAAATTAAACCTTAACCCAAAAACCAACCAAAACCCCTCCTaataatcaactaaaattctTGGTGTTCAATCCACTCGTTTaatcatcgatcgatcggcatTATTATTAGCAGTCCTCGCCGCCATCTTCTGGGCGTGCAGGTGCGCGAAGACGCCGACCATGGGCGCGGTGTTGTACGTGCACGCCTCCGTCTGCATGTAGTTGTCGCGGCTGTCCCTGAACCTGTCGCGGTCGTCCGGCCCGCCGACGATGGCTCCGGCGACCACGTTCGggttcgcgccgccgcgccggaacCAGCGGTCGTACCCCTGCACGCACCCCACGAACCGCCCGTCCGCGCGGTGCGACACCATGGACGCCCCGCGGTGGTGCACCCGCCGCGGGAACCGCCGCCCGTACCCGACCATGTAGCTCACCCCCGCCGGGTTGTCGCCCAGCACGTAGTCCGCCTGcgccctcgccatcgccgccaacTCGTCGCCGGTTGCCATAGCCCCACCGGAGCACCGGATGGTGTCGCCGCCGGAGTCGCGGAGGTAGCGGGAGTAGACGgtgaggaggaaggcggcgttGGTGACGTACTGCATGTTGTTCCAGCGGCGGACGAACAGCATGCCGCCGGCGGTGCGGTTGAcgttgtcgccggcggcggcgttcttGCCGAGGCAGGCGCAGAGGTAGTGCTCCGCCTTGGACCTGTACTGCTCCAGCGttgccgcgtgcgccgccgggtggtcgccgccgtccatgAGCACCTTGGCGGCGAGGATCTGGAGGCCGGCGTACTTGACGTCCCAGCTGAACTCGGTGACGGcccagccgacgccgccgagctcgtcggccatggcgacggcgtAGTCGAGGTagccgcggcggccggtggcgcggTGCAGCCACAGCGCCGCCCACAGCAGCTCGTCGCCGTAGCCGCTCACCGACGCGTAGTACGCCCTCACCTCGCCGATGCTGCTGTCGTACTTGCCCCTGTACCTGTCGCCGAAGTCGAACAGCTGCTCggcgtggcggaggaggaggcgggagtAGCGGGGCTTGGAGCGGCGGAACAcgatggacgcggcggcgagcgcggcggcggtctcgccggcgacgtcggaGCCGGGGTTGTCGCGGTCCACCTTGTAGGCTTGCCTCGACGTCGTCATGTCCTCCGGCCGCTGCCAGCAGTAGTGGTcggtgtcgccgtcgccgacctcggcccacagctcgtcggcggcggtgtgcGCCTTCACGAGGTAGTCGGTGCCCCACTTGATGGCCTCCAGCacgtgccgccgctcgccggcggcggcgatctcgTCCCAGAACTCCGCCGCGGCCCACGACAGCATCGTCATCGTGAACGCCATGGGCAGGCCGAACTTCACGTTGTCGCCGGCGTCGTAGTAGCCGCCGACGAGGTCCACCCCTTGCTGCAGCCCGTCGGCGAGCCCCGAGTGGCCGCGCCACCGCACCCGCTGGTTGTACGGCAGGTGCCCCGACCGCTGCGCCTCGAAGTAGAGCAGCCCGCTGTGCAGCGCCTTCTTGTAGTCGaagccaccgccatcgccatcgccatcgccggcggcggccgccattgTCGACGTCAGAACGAGGAGCACCGCCACCGCGGCGCACATTGTCATCGCCGCCACCATGGCTAGCTAGCGATCTCGCGAgctccttcttcctctttcttctTGGCTGTTTGAATTGCTTCGTCTCCTCGTCGTCATCTCGCGGGTGCTGCCCTTTTTATGGTGTTGCAAAGCGCCATGGCTGACCTCTCGTCGTTGACCACACGTTAACCTGGTCGGACCACAACTTAGTTAATTACACTGTCTTAGTTAATTACAGGTGCTAATCATTTGATTATAGGGTGTCCAACAGAAGGATCTAATGCAGAGCATGTAATGGTGGGGCCAAGGTGTCAGTGGGTCATGAGGCTGCCTCAGCTTGGGGGCAGTTTCTGTCGGTAGTGATCTAGCTGGATTAAATGGAGaatagcttaattaattaatttaatttgctAGAGTAGAGGAAGAAGACTATTATATGGAGATTAAGTAGCTTAGCTTGCAAATTCAACAGTTTAGCAGCTGTGTAATACTGGGGTTGACTTGCATCACCAACCATGTGGTTTCATTgcacatttatttatttagtacCCCAGATATAATATGTTGTAGTCAAACCTTCCTATGGAACAGGGGAGCCTATATGCAGCCGGAGAATATTGGAAATCAAATGTATCCATTGATCAACACGTTGCTATGTAATGAGTATTACTTTGCCAAAAAATATTCCCAAATtagtgttttaaaaaaataaaaggttgAGCAGGTCTTTATCAACTTAGAATTGAATTCAACTGCCAAATGAATTCCACTTCATAATTACCACTCATTAGttgtatcaattaattaactggATCTGttccaaaaccaaattaatgttCTAAGTGGAACAAGAGATTTTGTGTGGTTTCAATGATATACAACAGGTAATGATCATGTTTGAGTTAACAAAGCATGTGCAAAAGAAAACTCAATTTAAAATACAACTTAAGTTAAAAAAGTTGATATACAGCTTAAGttaaaaaagttgaaatttgaagatgCAGATGTTGGTTATATCAACTATTTATGGTATTACTACCTCTACTTTTAAATGTGTAACACTGATAACTTTAATATATACATGGTGATTCATCATTCAATTCGTCTCCTCTACCCAAAATATAAGTTTTGGGACGTAAATAGTaccatctattttttttcctttttccatatTTGCACTAATCTTGTTTTGAGTACTTATCTTGGGCTATCTTTATTTGCTGAAGTTTCACAATGGATTAGAAGTAAACCAATCTTTTCATTTAACATCACATATATTTACCATCTTTAATTTATACTTTGGACCGGGGTTAGACAGCTTGAGCTGCCATGTTGGCTTTGGCCCAAGAACGACATGGGTTATGCTGTAATTTTTGCATTTTGCTTCTTAAGTTATGAGAATGGATTCGAGGGCTGGTGTCCACCACAACCGAAGTCCTTACCACCAAATACCCAAAAAAAAGTTCTTTTTTTAACTTACTTTGTATGAAATACCAAAGAAACTTTTTTTCTCGCGTGATGAGGATACTCAATTGCTGCCATACCAATCCTTTATCTCGCATGATGCACCATCAGTTGCGGCTTCATGGCTTGGCTAAAATTAAGTCCCTCAAAATGCAACAATGGcaattatatatgtattatgTGGAAGGTTAGGCTTGTCCTAGTTCATTGTGAAACTTTGGTTAATAAAAATAACTTTACTCAGCTGTTTTTGGGTCTGTTTGGGGGagttttagattctgagaagcagctgtttggtagccagcttctgagaatctaaaAAAGCTCTGAAACCTAGCTTCTTCAGCTTCTTGctttttagttcatttttcagaatctgtaactatggattctcagaagctgtggatTGTTTGGGGCggcttctagcagaagcagtTTTTGGGAAAAGCTAcagctgggacaagctccccTAAACAGGCCCTTTGTCAAGTACCCAGAGTTCTATTCCCCTTCGTTTTGTCCTAAACATCTGATGGGATAGCACCTCTACTCCAACGAATGATCGATCAACACCTGcagttttgatatatttaacaaCAATCAACTTGGTATCTGCTGATCTATCTGCTGGGGGATCTAGAGCTGTACAAGTGCTGAATTGAATCCGACAGTGCAGGGGGTTGGATCCAATGTAATTAAGCAGTAATTAAATTAAACTAAGCAGGGGATAAGACAGCTACCGTTAGATTCCTTTCCCCTACTACTAGGGTGAGGAACAAAAACCGTTTAGTTGGTTGCTGATGCGTCTTTGTCGCATCGCATTCAGTCAGTCTACGCATGTCGCAGCCTACAGGAACAATCGACGACTAAGCTAGGGGCTATAGGGATTAGGGAAGTGGATGACCACAACACATTACCCATATAGTAGTATATGTAAACTAAATTAAGCATAGTTGACCAAGCTATATACAAAAGTTAACTGCTACTACTAATTAACTTCGTTTCCCCAGCAGTAATGAGAATCTTAGCTGGATTATATGTTCTGCAGCTGCAGGGGTTGCAGCATGCAATGCAGCCTGACAAAATATACTAGAGATGAAAAATTCATGTTTATTCGATCCCTAGCTAGACCGTCAGTATTCgtcatatatagtatttgtaAGCAAACAAATTTAACGTAATATCCCAATGCAGTATTAATATGGAGCCACTCTATCAATCAGGATTTTGAGCACAAGTGTCAGCCATTTTGTATCCTAATTTTAATTCGATGAAAAGAACTTCTAAAGAAATTTAACTATGAAGCGTGCATGTGAATTGAAGTAGGAGTACttaatttggttttgttttGCATTTGCAGTCTTGGATCTCTCTGTCAAGCTTCATGTTATCGATCAAAGCTGACAAGAGTTCTGCTATATGCTAGTAAACATTTGGTTGTAATAATGTTATTGTCAGTCCGCCCCTTAAAAAACGATAATTGCCAGTATATGATCTGTTTAATTTCCTTAACTTGAATTCTTAGTTGCATAGTGCAATAATTGTTTcagtaattaaattaataaatagCTAGTTGACAATAGCACATCTCGATCGGTTTCACAAAGAAAAAAAGCATTTCTTACCTACATGTTTCTAAACTAATATATATTGTCTGCAAAGGCCAGTTGGCGCAATGCGATGCACCGGCCGTGTGGGTTCAATTAAGAGAAAAACTTTTGATTACTgtctgtaaacatattttaatattcTGAACTTATGTATATCACATGGAATTCTGGACAAGTCACCTGATGAATGGTCGATGTGCAGAGTGTTGCAGACCGTGTGTGCAACAGAAAATTAAGCTGTATGCAATCATATATCGTACCAAGcctgttaattaattattttgatGCAGAGCAGCCGGATTAGGAGAAGGTATTTTGCAGGCTAAAACGTCCAGCGTGATCCCTGATTTAAGTTAAACATCATGTGACATGGAATCTAAGCATGTTGCTCCTGAAATTCTCAGTAGGTTTTTTCAGTATATTTGATCGTGCGGGTTCATTAAAAATAATCTCCGGGATCGAGCCATGATCAAATTAATCTCTGATCAGCATGATGACAAGTACTTTTGTTATTTCTCTAATTTACTTTTGTGCAGAGTTGACAATGAACTGTATGatgttttctttcttctttttgttttaattcataaattaaaattatcatTGCTTATGATATACGTTATTTCATGTTTTTGGTGTACTCGTAAACATTAAAAATATGTGTTCACTGGGAGAGTATGCCTTCCTATTCGTTCATAGTGGAATACGCGTGTACTTTTGGAGACttagttatatatataactaattaATGGTTTTATCAGTTCCATTTGTCGGCGAGAGAAGTCAAACTCGAGAGTTGAGTTTCTTCTACATGATCAGGACTGGTTTGATgtagttcatatatatatatgtcaactTCCATTGTACAGAATTTGCAAATAACAAATTCCGACACTTatggtgatcgatcgatcgatcgtcgtCTGAACACTGACGCAGCTATGCTATaagtactacttcctccgtttcataatgtaagtcattctagcattttccacattaataataatgttaatgaatctaaatagatatatatgtctagattcattaatatcaatatgaatgtggaaaatgctagaatgacttatattgtgaaacggagggagtactagtataCACAAATGTATTTATTTGACATGCATAAAAATCTAATTAATTGACATATAGGAGTATGTTGTTATACACATATCCGATCACAGTTAGATACAACTGACAACAGTATTGGACACCAAGGTATATTTAGGTTGTGTTCGGTACTCTCTTTTCCCAACTCTCCTCTCCCGTtttcgcgtgcacgcttttcaaactactaaacggtgtattttttgcaaaaaaaattttatatgaaagttgctaaaaaaatcatattgatcctttttgaaaaaaaaatagctaatacttaattaatcacgtccTAATAGACCGTTCCGTTTTCCATGCATGGGAGATGTGTTCCTAACACCCacctccgaacacagccttaattggTATACACGAGATATATTGAGAGAACATATATTCCGAGGCCGTGTTTTTCTTCCTGAATAGTAGAATAGTTGAGTAACTAAATGATTTTGTGTTCACTATTCGAGGGTATAAATGAATGACCTAACTATTATAAAGTTGAAAAAAGTATTTGAAACAATTTTTAAGAAGttaatatatagaaattaagtatttttttaatgaaaaatacaccatttaaaAGCCCGAGAAATGTGTCGCATTAATCCATTCTTCCATTCCTTCAAAAAGAAGATGCCCATATGGTATTTAATAAATTTCAGAGACATCaaagataaaataaattattttttacttaCCTAAAATTACACATTGATGTCTACACATTGATGTCTACAATTATATATAGTGCTATGCAATATGCAATTTTTTCATTATATGGTTTTAGTATATTTTTAACTATGTTAATTTGAACATTGTTacatgtcattttttttcttttttgtatgAACTGTCAATTTATTTTATGTTTAGGTTATTAGAACAATTTATTGTTCAACCATTTATATCTAGGAAAAGAGGATCTTTGTTTAAATAAGTAATAGTAATATAAGTGATGAACCACCATTGAATTTCTATCCAATAGGTGAAAAGTGACTAATTTAGACATTCCCCTATTATATTCATAAAGCAATAGAAA encodes:
- the LOC107276216 gene encoding endoglucanase 21; translated protein: MTMCAAVAVLLVLTSTMAAAAGDGDGDGGGFDYKKALHSGLLYFEAQRSGHLPYNQRVRWRGHSGLADGLQQGVDLVGGYYDAGDNVKFGLPMAFTMTMLSWAAAEFWDEIAAAGERRHVLEAIKWGTDYLVKAHTAADELWAEVGDGDTDHYCWQRPEDMTTSRQAYKVDRDNPGSDVAGETAAALAAASIVFRRSKPRYSRLLLRHAEQLFDFGDRYRGKYDSSIGEVRAYYASVSGYGDELLWAALWLHRATGRRGYLDYAVAMADELGGVGWAVTEFSWDVKYAGLQILAAKVLMDGGDHPAAHAATLEQYRSKAEHYLCACLGKNAAAGDNVNRTAGGMLFVRRWNNMQYVTNAAFLLTVYSRYLRDSGGDTIRCSGGAMATGDELAAMARAQADYVLGDNPAGVSYMVGYGRRFPRRVHHRGASMVSHRADGRFVGCVQGYDRWFRRGGANPNVVAGAIVGGPDDRDRFRDSRDNYMQTEACTYNTAPMVGVFAHLHAQKMAARTANNNADRSMIKRVD